In Chryseobacterium gotjawalense, the following are encoded in one genomic region:
- the mutS gene encoding DNA mismatch repair protein MutS has protein sequence MAKEKKETPLMTQYNTIKAKYPDALLLFRVGDFYETFGTDAIRTSQILGIVLTKRANGEGHIELAGFPHHSVDTYLPKLVRAGLRVAICDQLEDPKGVKGIVKRGVTELITPGVTFNEQVLSSKKNNFLLSIHKVKEKYGLALVDVSTGEFLTSEGNLEQLLHIVGTFDPSEIIYQRTTELPSQLKNRNSFKLEDWAFQYNYAYEKLTNHFKTNSLKGFGIEDLKLGIVAAGAIFAYLVEDTHHALLQHITKIKLIPKDDYLMMDHFTLRNLEIVYSSSQQGKSLLDIIDKTSTPMGGRLLRRRLILPLKSVDEINRRLDLIEFFNKEENLKYEIVQLLKTISDLDRLMGKLASEKISPKELGYVRQSLINIKNIKELLHPHAEVLAWLSPLINVDELINYLINYLNEELPVNIAKGNVIKTGISEELDHLRGLQNKGKNFLDEMCDREVKRTGITSLKINFNNVFGYFIEVRNSHKDKVPDDWIRKQTLVNAERYITEELKEYEEQILGAEEKISKIEHLLYRKVCENVMIYIDQIQENSKIIAELDCGVGLSELAVSESYTKPVLNKGFEIDLKEARHPIIENALPLGEKYIPNDLFLSRDSQQIIMVTGPNMAGKSAILRQTAIICLMAQIGSFVPAKHAEIGVLDKIFTRVGATDNISSGESTFMVEMNEAANILNNISERSLILLDEIGRGTSTYDGVSIAWAIAEYLHQHPTQAKTLFATHYHELNEMTVNFERIKNFHVSIQEHKGSIIFLRKLLSGGSEHSFGIHVAKLAGMPAKVVNRANEVLKTLEKSRSHGGSKDSAKAITDESLQLSFFQLDDPVLENIREELLKIDINTLTPIEALMKLNSIKKMIGR, from the coding sequence GTGGCAAAAGAAAAGAAAGAAACTCCTTTAATGACGCAGTACAATACCATCAAGGCGAAATATCCTGATGCACTTTTGCTGTTCCGTGTAGGTGATTTCTACGAAACTTTCGGAACGGATGCGATTCGAACGTCGCAAATTTTAGGAATCGTTTTGACCAAAAGAGCCAACGGGGAAGGTCATATTGAACTCGCTGGTTTTCCACATCATTCCGTAGATACGTATTTGCCAAAACTTGTGAGAGCCGGACTGCGTGTGGCGATTTGTGACCAGTTAGAAGATCCAAAAGGAGTCAAAGGAATTGTAAAACGGGGCGTGACCGAATTGATTACGCCTGGAGTTACTTTCAACGAACAGGTTTTGTCGTCCAAGAAAAATAACTTTTTACTTTCCATCCATAAAGTTAAGGAGAAATACGGACTTGCTTTGGTTGATGTTTCTACCGGAGAATTCTTGACCTCGGAAGGGAATTTAGAACAGTTGCTTCATATTGTGGGAACTTTCGATCCAAGTGAAATTATTTATCAGCGAACCACCGAACTGCCTTCGCAACTGAAAAACCGCAATTCTTTTAAACTCGAAGACTGGGCTTTTCAATACAATTATGCCTACGAGAAATTAACCAATCATTTTAAAACCAATTCCTTAAAAGGCTTCGGAATTGAAGATTTGAAATTAGGAATTGTTGCAGCCGGAGCTATCTTTGCTTATTTAGTTGAAGATACGCATCACGCTCTTTTACAGCATATTACTAAAATTAAACTTATTCCGAAAGATGATTATCTGATGATGGATCATTTTACACTTAGGAATTTGGAGATCGTTTATTCAAGCAGTCAACAGGGGAAATCTTTGCTCGATATTATCGATAAAACGTCTACTCCGATGGGAGGAAGGTTGCTAAGAAGAAGATTAATTCTTCCTTTAAAATCCGTCGACGAGATCAACAGAAGATTAGATTTAATCGAGTTTTTTAATAAAGAAGAAAATCTGAAATATGAGATAGTACAATTATTAAAAACGATTTCCGATCTGGACCGTTTGATGGGAAAATTGGCCTCGGAAAAAATCTCACCGAAAGAACTCGGTTATGTTCGCCAGAGTTTGATTAATATTAAAAACATTAAAGAATTGCTTCATCCACATGCTGAAGTTTTAGCGTGGCTGTCTCCTTTGATTAATGTGGATGAACTCATTAATTATTTGATTAATTATCTGAATGAAGAACTTCCGGTGAATATTGCAAAAGGGAATGTAATAAAAACCGGCATTTCAGAAGAACTCGATCATTTGCGCGGACTTCAGAATAAAGGAAAAAATTTCCTCGATGAAATGTGTGACCGCGAAGTAAAGCGCACCGGAATCACCAGTTTGAAAATCAATTTTAATAATGTTTTCGGCTATTTTATTGAAGTCAGAAATTCTCATAAAGACAAAGTTCCGGATGATTGGATTCGCAAGCAAACCTTGGTCAATGCTGAAAGATATATTACTGAAGAACTGAAAGAATACGAAGAGCAAATTCTTGGCGCTGAAGAAAAGATTTCAAAAATCGAACATTTATTATATCGAAAAGTTTGTGAAAATGTGATGATTTACATCGATCAGATTCAGGAAAATTCAAAAATTATTGCAGAACTCGATTGTGGTGTTGGACTGTCTGAACTCGCAGTTTCAGAATCTTATACGAAACCCGTTTTAAATAAAGGTTTTGAAATTGATTTAAAAGAAGCGCGACATCCGATCATTGAAAACGCTTTGCCTTTGGGCGAGAAATATATTCCGAATGATTTATTCCTGTCCAGAGATTCCCAGCAAATTATCATGGTTACGGGGCCGAATATGGCAGGTAAATCCGCGATTCTGAGACAAACAGCGATTATTTGTCTGATGGCACAAATCGGAAGTTTTGTTCCGGCGAAACATGCCGAAATCGGCGTTTTGGATAAAATTTTCACCAGAGTTGGCGCGACCGATAATATTTCTTCCGGCGAATCGACTTTTATGGTGGAAATGAATGAAGCGGCGAATATCCTTAACAATATTTCGGAAAGAAGTCTGATTTTACTGGACGAAATCGGACGTGGAACTTCCACTTATGACGGGGTTTCCATCGCCTGGGCGATCGCGGAATATCTGCATCAACATCCAACGCAAGCCAAAACTTTGTTTGCAACGCATTATCATGAACTGAATGAAATGACGGTGAATTTCGAAAGAATTAAAAACTTCCACGTTTCCATTCAGGAACATAAAGGCAGCATTATTTTCCTCAGAAAATTATTGTCCGGCGGCAGCGAACACAGTTTCGGAATTCATGTTGCAAAGTTGGCAGGAATGCCTGCAAAAGTGGTAAACCGTGCGAATGAAGTTCTGAAAACTTTAGAAAAAAGCCGCTCACACGGCGGCTCCAAAGATTCTGCAAAAGCCATTACCGATGAAAGTCTGCAGCTTTCTTTTTTCCAGTTAGATGATCCGGTTTTAGAAAATATCCGCGAGGAATTACTGAAAATTGATATCAATACTTTAACGCCGATTGAAGCGCTGATGAAGTTGAATTCGATTAAGAAGATGATTGGGAGATAG
- a CDS encoding ABC transporter ATP-binding protein, translated as MKPFQRILFFAKPHQKYLFISMFCNIMYSVLNIFSVATMLPILGLMFGTVEKVDTSKPPVNSGRLVDFFAYAKDWAYYSIQTSIDKHGAVKVLAILCAITAVAFLLRNLFRYLGAYLLVNYRVGITKDLRTAMYDKFLKLPVSFFTEKRKGDMMSRISNDIGSVENGIMGSLVDIINSPFMIITSLITLFILSPQLTLFSLLVFPIMGGIIAWVGKSLKRQATAAQEELGNLFSLVDETLKSSKVIKIFNADKILKNRFNSTTDNWQKYAIGMSRRREMASPMSEFLGSVTILIITWFAGVQILTEQTMEPETFLVFIGMFFQILDPAKKLSSAISNIQGGMASLDRVAEVLDYDLKVDEIENPTPVSTLKNQIEFKNIGFFYDKDNVILKNFNLTLPKGKTIALVGQSGSGKTTIANLLARFYDVSEGEILVDGENVKNLKVTDYRHLLGMVTQESVLFNDSVFNNILMGKPDATEEEVMAAAKIANAHEFIDHLPEKYYTNIGDDGNKLSGGQKQRVSIARAVLKNPPIMILDEATSALDTESERFVQDALEKMMENRTSLVIAHRLSTIQKADWIVVMERGIIAEQGTHQELYEKNGIYRKLVDLQNFG; from the coding sequence ATGAAACCTTTCCAAAGAATACTTTTTTTCGCAAAACCACATCAGAAATATTTATTCATCAGCATGTTTTGCAACATTATGTACTCGGTACTCAATATTTTTTCTGTAGCAACCATGCTCCCAATTTTAGGCTTAATGTTTGGAACAGTAGAAAAAGTGGATACCTCAAAGCCACCAGTAAATTCAGGAAGACTCGTTGATTTTTTTGCTTATGCGAAAGACTGGGCGTATTACAGTATTCAAACATCAATTGATAAACATGGCGCGGTAAAAGTTCTGGCAATTCTTTGTGCCATTACTGCTGTTGCTTTTTTACTGAGAAATCTATTCCGTTATTTAGGAGCATATCTATTAGTCAATTACCGTGTGGGGATTACCAAAGATTTGAGAACCGCGATGTATGATAAATTCTTAAAATTGCCTGTTTCATTTTTTACTGAAAAAAGAAAAGGAGACATGATGTCGAGAATCTCAAATGATATCGGAAGTGTAGAAAATGGCATTATGGGAAGTTTGGTGGATATCATCAACTCTCCTTTTATGATTATCACTTCACTGATTACGCTATTTATCCTTTCACCACAACTAACTTTATTTTCGCTACTCGTTTTCCCCATCATGGGCGGAATTATTGCCTGGGTTGGGAAAAGTTTAAAAAGACAAGCCACGGCAGCGCAGGAAGAATTGGGGAATTTATTTTCTTTGGTTGATGAAACCTTGAAATCTTCGAAAGTCATTAAAATCTTCAACGCAGATAAAATCTTAAAAAACAGATTCAACAGCACTACCGACAACTGGCAGAAATACGCCATCGGAATGAGCCGCCGTCGGGAAATGGCTTCACCGATGAGTGAGTTTTTAGGATCGGTTACGATTTTGATTATTACCTGGTTTGCAGGCGTTCAGATCCTTACGGAGCAAACAATGGAGCCGGAAACTTTCTTGGTATTTATCGGAATGTTTTTTCAAATTCTGGATCCAGCAAAAAAATTATCGAGTGCTATTTCTAATATCCAAGGTGGAATGGCGAGTTTGGACCGTGTCGCAGAAGTTTTAGATTACGATTTAAAAGTAGATGAAATTGAAAATCCAACCCCTGTTTCTACTTTAAAAAATCAAATTGAATTTAAAAACATCGGCTTCTTTTACGATAAAGACAATGTGATTTTAAAGAACTTTAATCTTACCCTTCCGAAAGGAAAGACCATCGCTTTAGTTGGTCAGTCCGGTTCTGGTAAAACGACGATTGCTAATTTATTAGCACGTTTTTACGATGTTTCCGAAGGTGAAATTTTAGTTGATGGTGAGAATGTCAAAAACTTAAAAGTAACCGATTACCGTCATCTTTTGGGAATGGTTACCCAGGAATCCGTTTTATTTAATGATTCCGTTTTCAATAATATTTTAATGGGAAAACCCGATGCCACGGAAGAAGAAGTAATGGCAGCCGCAAAAATTGCGAATGCGCATGAATTTATCGATCATCTTCCAGAAAAATATTACACCAATATTGGTGACGATGGAAACAAACTTTCTGGTGGCCAAAAACAAAGAGTTTCGATTGCCAGAGCTGTTTTGAAAAATCCACCTATTATGATTTTGGATGAAGCAACTTCCGCCTTAGATACAGAAAGCGAAAGATTTGTACAGGATGCTTTAGAAAAAATGATGGAAAACAGAACTTCCTTGGTCATCGCTCACAGACTTTCCACCATTCAAAAAGCCGACTGGATCGTGGTAATGGAACGCGGAATTATCGCAGAACAGGGAACTCATCAGGAGTTGTATGAAAAAAACGGCATCTACAGAAAACTGGTTGATTTACAGAATTTTGGATGA
- a CDS encoding RNA methyltransferase — MSSTKKLKLEELGRIDIETFKGTKKTPLVVVLDNVRSMHNVGAIFRTADAFLIEKVVLSGITPQPPHREIHKAALGATESVDWVYEKNIAEALQNLKKENFKIIGIEQTNDSKEITEYSINKEEKYALVLGNEVDGLSDEALSYYDTFLEIPQLGTKHSLNVSVCGGIVMWEFFKYLK; from the coding sequence ATGTCATCCACAAAGAAACTGAAACTCGAAGAATTAGGGAGAATAGATATCGAAACCTTTAAAGGAACTAAAAAAACGCCTTTGGTTGTGGTTTTGGATAATGTTCGAAGCATGCACAATGTGGGCGCGATTTTCAGAACGGCAGATGCTTTCTTAATTGAAAAAGTAGTGTTGAGTGGAATTACGCCGCAACCGCCGCACCGGGAAATTCACAAAGCGGCTTTGGGAGCGACAGAAAGTGTGGATTGGGTTTATGAAAAAAACATTGCCGAAGCTTTACAGAATTTAAAAAAGGAGAACTTCAAAATTATCGGGATCGAACAAACCAATGATTCTAAAGAAATCACTGAGTATTCCATTAATAAAGAAGAAAAATACGCGTTGGTTTTAGGAAATGAAGTGGATGGATTAAGTGATGAAGCTCTTTCGTATTATGATACTTTCCTGGAGATCCCACAGTTGGGAACGAAGCACTCTTTGAACGTTTCTGTGTGTGGTGGAATTGTGATGTGGGAATTCTTTAAATATTTAAAATAA
- a CDS encoding efflux RND transporter permease subunit, whose protein sequence is MIKKFINRPVLSTVISIMIVVLGILGLISLPVTQYPDIAPPTVRISANYTGANAQTVMNSVIIPIEEQVNGVEGMDYISSSAGNNGSASIQIFFKQGIDPDIAAVNVQNQVQRAIPRLPSEVTRSGVQVNKQQTSALMFLSFYTANPNLDEVWLQNYLNINVIPELKRVNGVGDAQVFGGKNYSMRIWLDPAKMAAYGLEPSEVSAAINDQSREAAAGALGENSGGSFQYIITYKGKYNEVDEFENIILRALGNGEYLRLKDVAEIKLDSQSYAGIGESNGNRAISMGIFQTPGSNAQDIINNIKVLLKETEKTLPEGIGYNINFDTNEFLDASIQKVITTLLEAFVLVFLVVFLFLQDFRSTLIPAIAVPVSIIGTFFFLNLFGYSINLLTLFALVLAIGIVVDDAIVVVEAVHAKMEGGITDAKKATIEAMDEITGAIISITLVMAAVFIPVTFLTGPTGVFYQQFGITLIIAILISAVNALTLSPVLCAMFLKPPAHHSKEYASMNFMQKFFSKFNAGFNAGTKKYGQSFNFILRNKWMSLLVIFAAGAVTFWWASSTMPTGFIPKEDRGILFTDVQLPPGASLERTYNVLSDLQKEARKIPGVLNVTFTASRGFMSGSGSNVGQAFIKLKPFDERGKADGQSIEEITGRLFGITSKYPDAKIIFFSPPSVPGFGSSDGFSTVLLDKSGGDITELNKVTQSFVGALMQRPEIQFASTSFNTNYPQYQMVVNVPRAKESGVTLNSILSTMQGYIGGIYSSDFTKYGKQFRVMIQALPDDRKSPENLNSIFVKTASGAMAPISQFVTLEKSFGPQSLERYNLFTSVAINGSSNPGYSTGDAIKAVQEVAAANLPANYDVEFTGLTKEEMKAGSQTYVVFLLSFLFVYFILAAQYESYLLPLSVILSLPLGVIGAFFGQRIFGLENNIYFQIAIIMLIGLLAKNAILIVEFAVQRRHHGESIAMSAINAAKARLRPILMTSFAFIFGMVPLVFATGIGSVGNRSIATGAATGLLIGTLFGLIAIPVLYVIFQYLQEKVVPLKEKDINLSE, encoded by the coding sequence ATGATTAAAAAATTTATAAACAGACCGGTTTTATCCACTGTGATTTCCATCATGATTGTTGTTTTGGGAATCTTGGGATTAATATCTTTACCGGTCACCCAGTATCCGGATATTGCACCGCCAACGGTGCGTATCTCCGCAAATTATACCGGTGCCAACGCGCAAACGGTAATGAACAGTGTTATTATTCCGATAGAAGAACAGGTCAATGGAGTAGAAGGAATGGATTATATTTCCTCTTCTGCCGGGAATAACGGTTCTGCTTCGATTCAGATTTTCTTTAAACAGGGAATTGATCCCGATATCGCGGCAGTGAATGTGCAGAATCAGGTTCAGCGTGCAATTCCACGTTTGCCTTCAGAAGTTACAAGATCAGGTGTTCAGGTGAACAAGCAACAAACAAGCGCCTTGATGTTTCTTTCGTTCTACACTGCAAACCCCAACTTAGATGAGGTTTGGTTGCAGAATTATTTGAACATTAATGTTATCCCCGAATTAAAAAGGGTTAATGGTGTCGGTGATGCCCAGGTTTTTGGTGGAAAAAATTATTCCATGAGAATTTGGTTGGATCCTGCGAAAATGGCAGCCTATGGTTTGGAACCATCAGAAGTTTCGGCCGCAATTAATGATCAATCCAGAGAAGCAGCTGCAGGTGCGTTAGGTGAAAATAGTGGGGGATCGTTTCAGTATATTATTACCTACAAAGGAAAATATAATGAAGTTGATGAATTTGAAAATATTATTCTGCGTGCACTTGGTAATGGGGAATACCTCCGTTTAAAGGATGTGGCAGAAATTAAACTGGATTCACAATCTTACGCGGGAATTGGTGAAAGTAATGGTAACCGCGCCATCAGTATGGGGATTTTCCAAACACCAGGCTCTAATGCGCAGGATATTATTAACAATATAAAAGTCTTATTAAAAGAAACAGAAAAAACTTTGCCTGAAGGAATTGGTTATAATATCAACTTTGATACGAATGAATTCTTAGATGCCTCAATTCAAAAAGTAATTACTACTTTATTGGAAGCATTTGTCTTGGTATTCCTGGTCGTTTTCTTATTTTTACAGGATTTCAGATCGACTTTAATTCCGGCGATTGCCGTTCCGGTTTCGATTATTGGGACCTTCTTTTTCCTGAATTTATTCGGCTACTCCATTAACTTATTGACGCTTTTTGCCTTGGTTCTTGCCATTGGAATTGTAGTTGATGATGCAATTGTTGTGGTAGAAGCCGTTCACGCCAAAATGGAAGGTGGTATTACCGATGCCAAGAAAGCAACCATTGAAGCGATGGATGAGATTACTGGTGCGATTATCTCTATTACTTTGGTAATGGCAGCGGTATTTATTCCGGTAACATTTTTAACGGGTCCAACTGGAGTTTTCTATCAACAGTTCGGGATCACCTTAATTATTGCGATTTTAATTTCAGCTGTAAATGCCTTGACCTTGAGTCCGGTACTTTGCGCAATGTTCTTAAAACCGCCGGCGCATCATTCCAAGGAATATGCAAGCATGAATTTCATGCAGAAGTTCTTTTCTAAATTTAATGCAGGATTTAATGCGGGAACCAAGAAATATGGTCAATCATTTAATTTCATTTTAAGAAATAAATGGATGAGTTTATTGGTGATTTTTGCGGCGGGAGCAGTTACTTTTTGGTGGGCAAGTTCTACCATGCCTACAGGATTTATTCCGAAAGAAGACCGCGGGATTTTATTTACAGACGTGCAACTGCCACCGGGCGCATCATTGGAAAGAACCTATAATGTTTTATCAGATCTTCAAAAAGAAGCAAGAAAAATTCCGGGTGTTCTAAATGTAACCTTTACGGCGAGTCGTGGTTTCATGTCGGGTTCCGGATCGAATGTAGGTCAGGCCTTCATTAAACTAAAACCCTTCGACGAACGGGGGAAAGCAGATGGTCAGAGCATTGAGGAAATTACCGGACGTTTATTTGGAATCACCAGTAAATACCCGGATGCGAAAATTATTTTCTTCTCGCCACCGAGTGTTCCAGGTTTTGGATCGAGCGATGGATTCTCGACCGTGCTTTTGGATAAATCAGGTGGAGATATTACAGAATTAAATAAAGTAACTCAAAGCTTTGTTGGCGCTTTAATGCAGAGACCGGAAATTCAGTTTGCCTCAACCTCATTTAATACCAACTATCCACAATATCAAATGGTCGTAAATGTGCCTAGAGCAAAAGAAAGTGGAGTTACCCTTAACAGCATTTTGAGTACGATGCAAGGATATATCGGAGGGATTTATTCTTCAGATTTTACCAAATACGGAAAACAGTTCCGGGTAATGATTCAAGCCTTACCGGACGATAGGAAATCTCCAGAAAATTTGAATTCTATTTTTGTGAAAACAGCTTCTGGGGCAATGGCTCCTATTTCCCAGTTTGTTACTTTGGAAAAAAGTTTTGGTCCGCAATCTCTTGAGCGTTATAACTTATTTACGTCAGTAGCAATCAATGGTTCCAGTAATCCTGGATACTCAACGGGTGATGCAATTAAAGCGGTGCAAGAAGTTGCTGCCGCAAATTTACCCGCCAATTATGATGTTGAATTTACAGGTTTAACGAAAGAAGAAATGAAAGCAGGTTCTCAAACTTATGTGGTGTTCTTATTGAGTTTCCTTTTCGTTTACTTTATTTTGGCAGCGCAGTATGAAAGTTATTTACTGCCTCTTTCAGTAATCCTTTCCCTTCCTTTAGGAGTGATTGGTGCCTTTTTCGGTCAGCGTATTTTCGGGTTGGAAAACAATATTTATTTCCAGATTGCCATTATTATGTTGATTGGATTGCTGGCCAAGAATGCGATTTTGATTGTTGAGTTTGCTGTTCAGCGGCGTCATCATGGAGAGTCAATTGCTATGTCGGCGATCAATGCGGCAAAAGCCAGATTACGTCCGATTTTGATGACCTCTTTTGCCTTTATCTTTGGGATGGTTCCATTGGTATTTGCAACCGGAATTGGGTCAGTGGGAAACCGTTCGATTGCAACAGGAGCCGCTACGGGTTTATTAATTGGGACTTTGTTCGGATTGATCGCAATTCCTGTATTGTATGTGATTTTCCAATACCTTCAGGAGAAAGTAGTTCCTCTTAAAGAAAAAGATATTAATCTTTCTGAATAA
- a CDS encoding 2'-5' RNA ligase family protein, which produces MSLYFIAVVPHKELRQKARVFSKDFADRFHSVKSFENFPHITLIKPFHFDENQEKILVESFSLMNLKSTPFEVFLKNFGCFPNKEKPVIFIKPENSPELQNLYDEVQPVMKFHPYAKITPHLTVAYKDLSPENFQKAWQEYQTKKFEDSFLVDKICLFKHENKKWNLLKIKYL; this is translated from the coding sequence ATGAGTTTATATTTTATTGCAGTTGTTCCCCACAAAGAACTTCGTCAGAAAGCCAGAGTTTTCAGTAAAGATTTTGCTGACCGGTTTCATTCTGTAAAATCATTCGAAAATTTCCCTCATATCACCCTCATTAAACCTTTTCATTTCGATGAAAATCAGGAAAAAATATTGGTGGAAAGTTTTTCTTTAATGAATTTAAAATCCACTCCTTTTGAGGTGTTTCTGAAAAATTTCGGCTGTTTCCCGAACAAAGAGAAGCCGGTTATTTTTATTAAACCTGAGAACTCACCCGAACTTCAAAATCTGTACGATGAGGTTCAGCCGGTGATGAAATTTCATCCTTATGCAAAAATCACTCCTCATCTTACGGTGGCGTACAAAGATTTAAGTCCAGAGAATTTTCAGAAAGCCTGGCAGGAATATCAGACAAAAAAGTTTGAAGATTCTTTTTTAGTCGATAAAATCTGTCTTTTCAAACATGAAAATAAAAAATGGAATTTGCTTAAAATCAAATATTTATAG
- a CDS encoding efflux transporter outer membrane subunit translates to MNKYFNIKILSVVFSAFVLASCMTREKYETPKEAISENLFRTDLLPKDSISMATVSWTEIFTDPVLQKHIAKALENNLDVRVALQNISAADSYLKQSKAAYLPTLSAGPNYTFQTQSLNTQSGQLLNQRNYGSQFDITANVGWEADIWGKLKSQQKAQLAGYLGTVAAHQAVKSDLVAAVASAYYQLLTFDDQKRIINETIILRNKNFETTKALKDAGTVTEVAVQQSEALVFNAESMLISIDVQIALLENTLSVLMGEPAHSIERTSIAAQKMPVSLALGYPANLLQNRPDVKAAEYNLISAFELTNAAKANFYPSLRLTGSGGIVSKDLDQLFSASSLFANVITGLAQPILNKRQIKTQYEVSLVNKEIAYLNFRKSLLNAGREVSDALKIYQSQDNFINLKRKEMNAYKNSVNYSQELVNYGMANYLEVINASVNQLNAELNISTAEYSKLDAGIELYRALGGGWR, encoded by the coding sequence ATGAATAAATACTTTAATATAAAAATACTTTCGGTTGTTTTTTCGGCGTTCGTACTGGCTTCATGTATGACACGGGAGAAATATGAAACACCCAAAGAAGCCATAAGTGAAAATCTCTTCCGCACCGATTTGTTGCCAAAGGATTCAATAAGCATGGCAACCGTTTCGTGGACAGAAATTTTCACCGATCCCGTTTTGCAAAAACATATTGCGAAAGCTTTGGAAAATAATTTAGATGTAAGAGTCGCGCTGCAAAATATCAGTGCTGCGGATTCTTATTTAAAGCAGAGTAAAGCGGCTTATCTGCCGACTCTTTCCGCAGGTCCGAACTATACTTTCCAGACACAGTCTCTGAATACGCAGTCGGGACAGCTTTTGAATCAAAGAAATTACGGCAGTCAGTTTGATATCACTGCAAATGTCGGTTGGGAGGCTGATATTTGGGGGAAATTGAAATCTCAGCAAAAAGCCCAATTGGCGGGTTATTTGGGAACTGTTGCTGCGCATCAGGCGGTGAAAAGCGATCTGGTTGCGGCGGTAGCGTCGGCTTATTACCAACTGCTGACTTTTGATGATCAGAAAAGAATCATCAACGAAACCATCATTCTAAGAAATAAAAACTTTGAAACCACTAAAGCATTAAAAGATGCCGGAACGGTAACTGAAGTTGCAGTTCAGCAAAGTGAAGCATTGGTTTTTAATGCAGAATCAATGCTGATCAGTATTGATGTGCAAATTGCCCTGCTCGAAAACACCCTTAGCGTTTTGATGGGCGAACCTGCGCACTCGATCGAAAGAACCAGCATTGCTGCACAGAAAATGCCGGTGAGTTTGGCGTTGGGTTATCCTGCGAATCTATTGCAAAATCGGCCAGACGTGAAAGCTGCAGAATATAATTTAATAAGCGCTTTTGAATTGACCAATGCTGCGAAAGCTAATTTCTACCCAAGTTTAAGGTTGACCGGAAGTGGCGGAATAGTGTCCAAAGATCTGGATCAACTGTTCAGTGCGAGTTCTCTTTTTGCTAATGTTATAACAGGTCTAGCACAACCGATTTTAAATAAAAGACAGATCAAAACCCAATACGAAGTCAGTCTGGTGAATAAAGAAATTGCTTATCTTAATTTTAGAAAATCACTGTTAAATGCCGGAAGAGAAGTTTCAGATGCGTTGAAGATTTATCAGTCCCAAGATAATTTCATCAATTTGAAAAGAAAAGAAATGAATGCTTACAAAAACTCCGTTAATTATTCTCAGGAACTGGTGAATTATGGAATGGCAAACTATCTGGAAGTCATCAATGCAAGTGTGAATCAACTGAATGCTGAGCTGAATATTTCAACTGCGGAATATTCTAAACTAGATGCAGGAATTGAATTATACAGAGCATTAGGCGGTGGCTGGAGATAA